The Mycobacterium seoulense genomic interval GCCCGCGCGCATCGTGCTGGAGTCCGACGGCGCCGAGAACGTGCCGCTGGACCCCAACGCGCCGCAGGGCGCGTTCACCGCCGCCCGCGCCGCCAAGGCCGAGGGGGTGCAGATCTCGACGATCTCCTTCGGGACGCCCTACGGCACCGTCGAGTACGAGGGCGCCACCATCCCGGTTCCCGTCGACGATCAGACGCTGCAGAAGATCTGCGAGATCACCGACGGCCAGGCGTTCCACGCCGACAGCCTGGAGTCGCTGAAGACCGTCTATGCGACCCTGCAGCGGCAGATCGGCTACGAGACCGTCAAGGGCGACGCCAGCCTGGCCTGGATGCTGCTGGGCGCCGTCGCCATGGCCGGCGCAGTCCTGGCGGGCCTGTTCCTGAACCGCCGGCTGCCCTCCTGAGCGCTCAGACCGGCAGCCGCCGGTTGATCAGCAGGGCCAGCGCCGTCGCGATCAGCGCGGCCAGCACGCCCAGGCGCAGCCACCCGGCGCTGCCCGGTCCCGGCACGATGCGGTAGCCGATGTCCTTCTCGATGGCGTTGTAGCTCTTGTTCAGCTCGGCGATGTTGCCGGCGGTGTAGGACTGCCCGCCGGACAGTTTGGCGACCATCTTCATCTGGTCCGTCGAGACCGGGACGGCGACCCGCTGCCCGTCCATCTCGATCTCGCCCGTCTTGGTGCCGAACGAGATCGTCGAGATGGGCACCCCCTCGTCCCGGGCCAGCCGCGCCGCGGTGTAGACCCCGTCGTGCGGGTCGCTGGGGTTCGACGGCTTGTTCTCCCCGCCGTCGGAGAGCAGCACGATACGGGCCGGGGGCGGGGTGTCGCCGCCCGTGATGGCGGTGGCGCTGACCGCGTGCAGGGCGGTGAAGATGGCTTCGCCGGTGGCGGTGCTGTCGGCGAAGTCAAGCTTCTTGAGCGCGTCGATGGTCGCCTGGTGCTGCGGGGTCGGCGGCACCAGCAGGTACGGCGTGCCCGCGAAGCCGACCAGCCCGAGGTTGATGCCCGGCGTCAGCTGACTGGCGAACTGGCCGGCCGCCTCCTCGGCGGCCTTGAGCCGGTTGGGTGGGACGTCGGTTGCCCGCATGGACTGCGACATGTCGATGACGAGCACGATGACCGCCCGGTTGCGCGGGATCCGCATGTCATGGGTGGGCGTGGCCAGCGCGATGGTCAACAGGGTCAGGCTGAGCAATGACACCGCGATCGGGATGTGCCGCGTCGGCGACTGCGGCACGTCCGCCTCGGTGAAGCGGCGCAGCCGGCGGCGGCGGCGGGCCTGAACCAGGACGTAGACCGCGAGCAGAGCCAGCGGGAGCAGGCCGAACAACAGCATTCCCGGGCGTTGAAAGCCGTACAGCGGTAGCGGGCCTATCCCGGGAAGCGACACCCGCCAGTAAAGAGGAGACTTCCGGGCCCGTCAAACGGGGAGCCGCTCC includes:
- a CDS encoding VWA domain-containing protein; protein product: MSLPGIGPLPLYGFQRPGMLLFGLLPLALLAVYVLVQARRRRRLRRFTEADVPQSPTRHIPIAVSLLSLTLLTIALATPTHDMRIPRNRAVIVLVIDMSQSMRATDVPPNRLKAAEEAAGQFASQLTPGINLGLVGFAGTPYLLVPPTPQHQATIDALKKLDFADSTATGEAIFTALHAVSATAITGGDTPPPARIVLLSDGGENKPSNPSDPHDGVYTAARLARDEGVPISTISFGTKTGEIEMDGQRVAVPVSTDQMKMVAKLSGGQSYTAGNIAELNKSYNAIEKDIGYRIVPGPGSAGWLRLGVLAALIATALALLINRRLPV